From Arachis stenosperma cultivar V10309 chromosome 2, arast.V10309.gnm1.PFL2, whole genome shotgun sequence, one genomic window encodes:
- the LOC130962411 gene encoding putative disease resistance protein At3g14460, with product MPGALVAGAFLSGFINVVFERLISREFVKLVVGKKLNRQLVERLQTALLAAEALVADAEQKQFGNELVRKWLDSLRDAVYTADDLLDRVLIRAEIRKKVRIRLPRFLNLYNRKMATKIEDVVKRIEDLEKRKDTLGLKQIATGSSSWRPPSTSLVKGNVFGRDADQQALIKMLNDNNDHNLSVISIVGMGGVGKTTLAQCLYNNKDLMDRVDLKAWICVSEHFDVVETTKNVIKGISSGVCSLDSFDLLQQDLKKKLSEKKFFIVLDDVWSEDADKWNSFIVPFQHGRKGSTILLTTRMVNVGRIVQHYNSYTLNQLSDDDCWSIFADNASFPESNGSSELEGIGRKIVERCDGLPLAAETLGRLLRSESRVEEWNKILSSDIWEFPLTDSKIVPALLISYYHLPAHSKRCFVYCSLYPKDYKLDKDELILLWMAEDLLQSPRRGQTLEEVGCECFDGLVSRLFFKQVENEFEKYFVMHDLMHELATFLAGDLYCRFGEKKEMSILTRHLSYGHSTSVKTSSSSKRESLRTLLYINYKAHFGKSHTTLPCDKLSKNKYLRVLSFDTLDIFPNSIAKKLIQLRYLDLSWSDVKILPKSLCNLCNLQTLKLEGCLKLTMLPSSLGDLINLRYLDLSWTAVETLPESLCNLCNLRTLKLEDCANLTMLPNDMYKLMNLRHLDIRGTSVEEMPKGMGKLKQLHIFLSKFVVGKQEDNGMEELGGLLNLQGSLEIEKLENVVDGNEARSARIIDKKHIEELLLKWSVSSGDDMVSNTHTDEEDILGGLQPHTGLKMLSVEGYKGKIFPDWMGHSLYQNMTSVSLKSCKNCCMLPSLGQLPSLQSLRIESFDELKRVGKEFYKNEGDQHSSPIAPFPSLERLQFHNMPCWEEWHLPESEAFPQLKSLQIRECRMLKGDMVNQVLMRIVSSSSDVSKVHQLEIRERGPVWGKEMTLYGNRLSIRGFESLVECARIIQHLTSLQEIEISWCSSVVSLGGNCLPKSLHKLKIFYCHHIELPEQQHKYDLVHLQIEFSCDSLTSLSLDAFPKLKNIEIRECLNLESVSMSEPPHAALQRLIISDCPQFVSFPQEGLATPNLTHLDVSWCSKLEALPRGMNTLLPNLQSLNIQGCPNICRSPEGGLPPNLKELRVGECEDLSWLGNLDNLTLLSISGHGSESRIKSYPEVGSLPHLPSLTTLHLFNFKNLETLECNELLRLTSLQKLHISWCHKLENIAGEKLPPSLLLLHIDNCHLLGKHCKNKHQQIWSKISHIPTIQVNRRQILSRDF from the coding sequence ATGCCTGGAGCACTTGTTGCCGGAGCTTTTCTATCTGGCTTCATCAACGTTGTTTTTGAGAGGCTCATTTCACGTGAGTTTGTCAAATTGGTGGTGGGTAAGAAGCTGAACCGACAGTTGGTTGAGAGGCTGCAGACTGCTCTCTTGGCTGCTGAAGCTCTGGTCGCCGACGCGGAGCAGAAACAGTTTGGAAACGAACTTGTGAGGAAATGGCTTGATAGTCTCAGGGATGCTGTCTACACTGCTGATGACTTGCTGGACCGTGTCTTAATCAGAGCTGAAATTCGCAAGAAGGTACGCATTCGTCTTCCTCGATTCCTTAATTTGTATAATAGGAAGATGGCTACTAAGATAGAAGATGTGGTAAAAAGAATAGAAGATCTTGAGAAACGCAAAGATACCCTTGGTCTCAAACAGATTGCAACGGGAAGCTCCTCATGGCGACCTCCATCCACTTCTCTTGTGAAGGGGAATGTGTTCGGCAGGGATGCTGATCAACAGGCACTAATCAAGATGCTCAATGACAATAATGATCATAACTTGTCCGTCATCTCTATTGTTGGTATGGGCGGGGTTGGTAAAACTACTTTAGCACAATGCCTGTACAACAACAAGGATTTGATGGACAGGGTTGATCTGAAAGCATGGATTTGTGTTTCTGAACATTTTGATGTTGTTGAAACTACAAAGAATGTTATAAAAGGGATCTCTTCGGGTGTTTGTAGTCTTGACAGCTTTGATTTACTTCAACAAGATTTGAAGAAAAAACTGTCAGAAAAGAAGTTCTTCATTGTTTTGGACGATGTTTGGAGTGAAGATGCTGACAAGTGGAATAGTTTTATCGTCCCTTTCCAACATGGAAGAAAAGGAAGCACTATTCTTCTAACTACCCGCATGGTAAATGTTGGTCGAATAGTCCAACACTATAACTCTTACACCCTTAATCAACTGTCAGATGATGATTGTTGGTCTATTTTTGCGGACAATGCATCCTTTCCTGAATCAAATGGGAGCTCAGAACTGGAAGGAATAGGTAGAAAGATTGTCGAGAGGTGTGATGGCTTGCCGTTAGCTGCAGAAACACTTGGACGCTTGTTGCGCTCAGAGAGTCGTGTTGAAGAATGGAATAAAATACTATCGAGTGACATTTGGGAATTTCCTTTGACAGACAGTAAGATCGTTCCTGCGTTGTTAATAAGTTACTATCATCTGCCTGCTCATTCAAAACGTTGCTTTGTTTATTGTTCCTTGTATCCCAAAGATTATAAACTTGATAAAGATGAATTAATCTTGCTGTGGATGGCTGAAGATCTTTTACAATCACCAAGGAGGGGACAGACTCTAGAAGAAGTTGGTTGCGAGTGTTTCGATGGCTTGGTTTCAAGACTATTCTTCAAGCAGGTCGAGAACGAGTTCGAGAAGTATTTTGTGATGCATGATCTCATGCATGAATTGGCAACTTTTCTTGCTGGAGATCTTTATTGTAGATTTGGTGAAAAAAAAGAGATGAGTATTCTAACTCGGCATTTGTCATACGGTCATTCAACTTCTGTGAAAACAAGCTCCTCTAGTAAAAGAGAATCTTTGAGGACATTATTGTATATCAATTATAAAGCTCATTTCGGGAAATCACACACAACATTACCATGTGACAAATTGTCAAAGAATAAATACTTGAGAGTTTTGTCCTTTGATACACTCGATATATTTCCTAATTCAATTGCTAAAAAATTGATCCAATTGCGCTATTTGGATCTCTCTTGGAGTGATGTTAAGATATTGCCCAAGTCATTATGCAACTTGTGCAATCTACAAACTTTAAAGTTAGAAGGATGTTTAAAGCTGACTATGTTGCCTAGTAGCCTGGGTGACTTGATCAACCTACGCTATTTGGATCTCTCTTGGACTGCTGTTGAGACATTGCCCGAGTCATTGTGCAATTTGTGTAATTTACGAACATTAAAGCTAGAAGATTGTGCAAACCTGACTATGCTGCCCAATGACATGTATAAGCTTATGAATTTGCGGCATCTTGATATAAGGGGTACTTCCGTGGAGGAAATGCCAAAAGGAATGGGCAAATTAAAACAGTTGCACATTTTTTTAAGCAAGTTTGTGGTGGGaaagcaagaagacaatggaatGGAAGAGCTAGGAGGGCTTTTAAATCTTCAAGGATCACTTGAGATTGAGAAATTAGAGAATGTGGTTGATGGCAATGAGGCAAGGAGTGCAAGGATAATAGATAAGAAGCATATTGAGGAGTTATTGTTGAAATGGTCTGTGTCTTCAGGTGATGATATGGTTTCAAACACACATACTGATGAAGAAGATATACTTGGGGGCTTGCAACCACACACTGGCTTGAAAATGTTGAGTGTTGAGGGATACAAAGGTAAAATATTTCCAGACTGGATGGGGCATTCCTTGTACCAAAACATGACAAGTGTATCTCTCAAGTCTTGCAAGAATTGCTGCATGCTGCCTTCACTTGGACAGCTGCCTTCTCTTCAGTCCCTCCGCATCGAAAGTTTTGATGAGCTGAAGAGAGTTGGCAAGGAGTTTTACAAGAATGAAGGCGATCAACATTCTTCACCTATTGCACCGTTTCCCTCACTGGAGCGTTTGCAGTTTCACAACATGCCATGTTGGGAGGAGTGGCACTTACCTGAGTCAGAAGCCTTTCCTCAGCTTAAGAGCCTTCAAATAAGAGAGTGTCGAATGTTAAAGGGAGATATGGTTAATCAGGTATTAATGAGAATCGTTTCTTCCTCATCGGATGTTTCCAAAGTGCACCAACTGGAAATACGAGAACGTGGTCCAGTATGGGGTAAAGAGATGACACTCTATGGGAATAGGTTATCAATTAGGGGATTTGAATCTCTGGTGGAGTGTGCAAGGATCATCCAGCATCTAACTTCCCTCCAAGAAATAGAAATCTCATGGTGTTCATCTGTTGTATCCTTGGGGGGCAATTGTTTACCCAAATCTTTGCACAAGCTCAAAATCTTTTATTGCCACCACATTGAATTACCCGAGCAACAACACAAGTATGATTTGGTACATCTACAAATAGAATTCAGTTGTGATTCACTGACATCATTGTCGTTGGATGCCTTTCCCAAACTCAAGAATATCGAGATAAGAGAGTGTTTAAATCTGGAATCAGTTTCAATGTCAGAGCCACCACATGCTGCTCTTCAACGTCTCATCATCTCTGACTGCCCCCAATTTGTGTCATTCCCCCAAGAAGGACTGGCTACACCTAACTTGACTCATCTCGATGTTAGCTGGTGCTCGAAGTTGGAGGCATTGCCACGTGGCATGAATACTCTTCTCCCAAATTTACAGTCTCTCAACATACAAGGTTGCCCAAATATTTGCAGATCGCCAGAGGGTGGTTTGCCGCCTAACCTGAAAGAGCTTAGGGTAGGAGAATGCGAGGACCTATCATGGTTGGGCAACTTGGACAACCTCACTCTTCTCTCCATCTCAGGTCATGGCAGTGAGAGCAGAATAAAGTCATACCCAGAGGTGGGTTCGCTGCCTCATCTTCCGTCCCTTACCACTCTGCATCTCTTCAACTTTAAGAATCTGGAGACATTGGAGTGCAACGAGCTTCTCCGCCTCACCTCCCTCCAAAAATTACACATTTCATGGTGTCATAAGCTGGAGAATATTGCAGGAGAAAAGCTGCCTCCCTCTCTCTTGCTACTTCATATTGACAACTGTCATTTGCTGGGCAAACACTGCAAGAACAAGCATCAACAAATTTGGTCCAAAATTTCCCACATCCCCACCATTCAAGTCAATCGCAGACAAATTCTGAGTAGAGATTTCTGA